In Candidatus Mycalebacterium zealandia, one DNA window encodes the following:
- the rplS gene encoding 50S ribosomal protein L19: MSEVTSQFEKDSIRDDVPAFRSGDLIAVHYNILEGDKRRNQVFEGRVISLKGSGVRRTFTVRKVSYGVGVERIFPVNSPLINKVEVKRPGKVRRAKLYYMRGLSKKASRIKERSKG; this comes from the coding sequence ATGAGCGAAGTAACCAGTCAGTTTGAAAAAGATTCAATCAGGGACGATGTCCCCGCGTTCCGTTCCGGGGACCTTATCGCCGTTCATTACAACATTCTTGAGGGCGACAAAAGAAGGAATCAGGTTTTTGAGGGGAGGGTCATCAGCCTCAAAGGCAGCGGCGTACGGCGCACATTCACGGTCAGAAAGGTTTCCTACGGAGTTGGGGTTGAGAGGATTTTTCCTGTCAATTCGCCCCTTATAAACAAAGTTGAAGTCAAACGTCCGGGCAAGGTCAGAAGAGCCAAACTCTACTATATGCGCGGACTTTCCAAGAAAGCGAGCAGAATAAAGGAAAGGTCGAAAGGTTAA